The following are from one region of the Silene latifolia isolate original U9 population chromosome 9, ASM4854445v1, whole genome shotgun sequence genome:
- the LOC141598601 gene encoding putative methyltransferase At1g29790: MGSVSLKIGDGTARFKRSSICSSAVNLIMLFSVVTTNLFALYAFTYNNNQIDKNPIHHHHTLISEKVSEIMREIEQSQKKLTQIEQDLLGYETIDISAINTPPELKNFLQRHALPLGKDSRSGITEMTASVGHTCAKSFQNLSNFMNYKVSGQCPGDTIVAEKLLLRGCEPLPRRRCFSKTVNKFGQLYPLPRSLWNSVSDKVVGSWEGYNCNSFKCLSKKLGGNKFDLSRNGSEIDRFVKGKWKNDFRIDDVLGLVGNGDRIRIGFDIGGSGTTGSFAARMYEHNVTVVTQSLDVGGPFNEFIAARGLFPLFMSLDYRFPFYDNLFDLIRIGRELDVGGKPEKMEFLLFDIDRVLRVGGLFWLDNFYCVSEERKRVLTRLIEKFGYKKLKWVVGEKVGGSGKSEVYLSAVLQKPVRA, from the coding sequence ATGGGATCAGTTTCCCTAAAAATCGGCGACGGAACAGCAAGATTCAAGAGATCTTCAATCTGTTCATCTGCTGTTAACCTAATCATGCTCTTTTCAGTAGTAACAACAAATCTCTTCGCTCTTTACGCTTTCACttacaacaacaatcaaatcgACAAAAACCCAATTCATCATCATCATACCTTAATTTCAGAAAAAGTATCCGAAATCATGCGAGAAATCGAACAATCCCAAAAAAAATTAACCCAAATTGAGCAAGATCTTTTGGGTTACGAAACAATTGACATTTCCGCCATTAATACACCTCCAGAGCTCAAAAATTTCCTTCAACGACACGCTTTACCGTTAGGGAAAGACTCTCGATCCGGGATCACGGAAATGACAGCTTCTGTAGGTCATACTTGTGCTAAATCGTTTCAAAATTTATCGAATTTTATGAATTATAAGGTTTCTGGGCAATGCCCAGGCGATACGATCGTCGCGGAAAAGTTACTGTTACGAGGTTGTGAACCGTTACCTCGAAGAAGGTGTTTTAGTAAAACGGTTAACAAATTTGGACAACTTTACCCTTTGCCGAGGTCACTTTGGAATAGTGTTAGTGATAAGGTTGTTGGTAGTTGGGAAGGGTATAATTGTAATAGTTTTAAGTGTTTAAGTAAGAAATTAGGGGGGAATAAGTTTGATTTGAGTCGAAACGGGAGCGAAATTGATAGGTTTGttaagggaaaatggaagaatgaTTTTAGAATTGATGATGTTTTAGGGTTAGTAGGTAATGGGGATCGGATTCGGATCGGGTTTGATATTGGTGGTAGTGGAACAACAGGGAGTTTCGCTGCTCGAATGTATGAACACAATGTGACTGTTGTAACACAGAGTTTGGATGTAGGAGGACCATTTAACGAGTTTATCGCGGCTAGAGGGTTGTTTCCTTTGTTTATGAGTTTGGATTATAGGTTTCCGTTTTATGAtaatttgtttgatttgattCGGATTGGAAGGGAATTGGATGTTGGTGGGAAACCGGAGAAGATGGAGTTTTTGTTGTTTGATATTGATAGGGTTTTGAGGGTTGGTGGTTTGTTTTGGTTGGATAATTTTTATTGTGTTAGTGAAGAGAGGAAACGGGTTTTGACCCGATTGATTGAGAAATTCGGGTATAAGAAGCTGAAATGGGTTGTTGGAGAGAAAGTTGGTGGTTCTGGGAAGTCTGAGGTGTATTTGTCTGCCGTTCTGCAGAAGCCTGTGAGAGCTTAG